CAGAATCCATCGCCATCGTTATCAAATGCTCTGCTCATACTGAAGTATAGATCCAAGCAACGATAGATTCCGAAGCCATTTTCGAAGTTCATGGTTGCAGTATTGTTTTTGAACGTTGAATTGGATAACGAATGGAAATGGAACCCTGATTTCTCGTTCTCAGAAGCTAGGTTATTGGAGATGGTACACGCCGTTGAATCTGTAACGGAAAAACCGTTTTTCTTAGTAAGAACAACAGTATTGTTGTTCAAGAGGCAATGGCTTGTATTTGAAAGATAGATGCCTGACTGATTTGTTTGTGATGCTATGTTGTCTTCCAAGACACAGTCAACACAATTCTCTACTTGATAGCCTATGCGTGTGAAATTTGAAATGCAATTTACAATTCTGCCATGCGTTACATTCTCAAGGTAAAGACCACACCCTTTATCGCCTTTGATGCCTGGCAAAAAACAATCTTTCACTAAGAAAAATACGTTTGTGTCTGTAATGTTGATGCAAGTGCCATTCGCCGTTATGTTAAGACCTTCAAGTGTGTACGGATTTGATGGCGTACCGTTACCTGGCCAACCTTGTTCTTCAAAATCAGATGAGGAGTTTATGACTACGGGCCCATGTTGCAGATATGCTCTGCCAGAAATCAATCTTGGTATTTCCTCAGACTCGGTCACCGGATGCGATTTCCAAGCACTGTTTGGCCCCCCAAGTAAGATCGACGGGAAAACAAACAATGCAATCAATAGGAGGACTCGCCAATTACTGGTTTCTATTTGCCCGACCTCCAATGCTCCCTTGAAGATTTCGTTACTTAAATCTATCATCGGATGGTTTGAATAAGCATGTATTAATCTCTCAATAGTGAGAAAGAGAACTACCATAATACCCCTTCTTGAGAAAAGTATCATATGCCGGTTGAGCAATCCTGATAGGAGTAGTGTTGGCTGCAATTTTCCTTGAACTATCTGTTTTCTCATTGTTCTATGTGTAGAAGGAATCAACGATTCCAACTAGTGAGGGATGGAGAGAGGGAAGCACAGAAATGTCTTCTGAACGTCTTTGCTGTTCCAAAACCGAGGTAACACATTCATTGACGGAACTTCAGAAGAGTATGTTGATGCCCTGACGAAACTTAGGCGTCGTCTCGGTCCCTAATCGGAGTATCTTTGCCTTCGCTTGTTCATTTATTGAGAAGCCCGCTTCACCATGGTTCGTCCTTCATTCGGGAGAGATACCTGCGACTTTGTATTATCGCAACA
This genomic window from Candidatus Thorarchaeota archaeon contains:
- a CDS encoding right-handed parallel beta-helix repeat-containing protein; this translates as MTESEEIPRLISGRAYLQHGPVVINSSSDFEEQGWPGNGTPSNPYTLEGLNITANGTCINITDTNVFFLVKDCFLPGIKGDKGCGLYLENVTHGRIVNCISNFTRIGYQVENCVDCVLEDNIASQTNQSGIYLSNTSHCLLNNNTVVLTKKNGFSVTDSTACTISNNLASENEKSGFHFHSLSNSTFKNNTATMNFENGFGIYRCLDLYFSMSRAFDNDGDGF